The DNA sequence CTTTAATGCTTCCTTCTCTGGTTCTATCAGGAGTTCTGTTTCTATGGTCTCTCTTGTGGGTTGTTCTGCCGGGGTTTCTGTTATAGGTTGTTCTGTTTCGAGGGTCTCTGTTGTGGGTTGTTCTGCCGGGGTTTCTTTTTCTGGTTCTGTTTCTAGGGTTTCTGTTATAGTTTGTTCTGTTTCTGTGATTTCTTTTTCTGGTTCTGTTCCCGGTTTCAGGGTTTCCCCTTCTGTTTCAATGTGTCTGAGGTAGAGCTCCTCGATCCCGGGGTTGCGTTTGAGGATGAATCCGTCGGGGGTTTCCTCCAGGAGGTCGTGGTCCTGGAGGGTCCAGATATTGGCGCGGAGGAGCTGAGGGTCATCAAAGGATTCCAGGAGGTCCTCCTCCCGGAAGGGTCCCTTCCCTGCGACTTTCCCGATCTCTGTGAATATCTCCCATGCAACTATTTTAGCATAGCATTCCCGGCATTCCTCCCGCTTCCCATCAGAGTTACTGTGGAACTCTGACCTCTTCAGTGTCCTGCCACATAGGGGGCATGTCCTCATCATCTTGGATTCTGATGGAAGCTCCCCCTCACCGTAGGCGTCATGGAAGGCCCTCAATTCCTCGTCGGGTTTCAACCTGTAGGTTTCAAGGGCAGGGTCGTTCTCAATGAGGTCAAAGTCCTGCAGGATCCAGATGTCAGCCATAACCCCCATCCTTTCATTCTCATCATCTATTATATCATCGACGGTGAATTCCACTCCCGGTTCAACCAGCCTCCTTATCCTTACGAGGGCGTCTGCGGCGCAGCACTTCCTTGAGCATTCCCTGCACCTGGGGTCTTCTCCGTCCTTCAGCTGGAACTCTGTGACCGGTAGGGTCTCCCCACATATTGAGCATTCCAGTTCACCACCCTCAGGAGCCTCCTCCACCCCTGGGGCCACAGGTTCCTCTGTCTCAGGTCTGCACCTTTTTAGCTCCACGTTCTCTATGATGAACCTCTGGAGCTTATCATCCGGTCCCAGCCGGCACATCCCTGATTCATGGTCATAGTCCAGGAGGCCGAACTCATCGAGTATCCAGGTCATGGCGATGAATTTTGTCCTGTCGGGATCATCCATGCCGGATGTGTATTCATTCACGTTGAACTCATCGCCGGGTTTAAAGATTTGCAGGATCTCCTCAAGGGACTCAAGGGCATAGAGGGTCCTTGAGCATTCCCTGCAGATCCCCTGGCACCTTTCGGTTTCTGTCTCAAGTTCCGCCATGCACCCACGGCAGAGCTCAGAGTCACTGCCAGGTTTCAGGGGCGCATTCGGATCATCTTCCAGTTTAACAGGCTCATCCCTGGTTTTTTCTGATTTATGAGATCCCAGTCCAATGTAAGCGTAATAGTCAGTTTCAGGAGCACCCGATTTTTCATTCAGGTTCTCACCATCTTCTTCAGTTGAATATGGTCTGGGGCCTGTTTCTTCAGTTGAATTCAATGATTCCCGGGTGCTTCCTTCCTCTTCTGATCCACTCAGAGGCTCTCCGGGTGTCCCGGATTTCCTGAGGAGTGATTTAACCGCTGAGTTGAACCCCATGTTGAGTTCCATGAATTCTTCACATTTCCCGGTGAGGACATATTTTCTGCCACTGAGTCCCTTAGATCCATGCCTTTTTATGAACCCCCACCTTAGGAGTTTCCAGAATAGTCCTGTTTCAAGGCCCCTTTCATTGAATTCCTTCAGACTGAAGGGCCCCATACCCTCCAGTGATTCGATGGCCCTTAAAATCAGGTATCTATCGTAGCATTCACTGCAGACACATATATCATCCACACTGCAGTTCTTGCATGATGAATCAGATGATTCATTGCCACATGAAGGACATATGAGTTCACGGGACTCTCTACGGCAGAGGACACAGTTATTCATACGGCATACTCCCCTCAATACAGTACAATTTAATGTTTTTTCATGTACTTAAAGTATTCACATTCATAGGGTTATAAAAAAATTTATCTATCAATCCTCAGAAATCTTTAAATGTGTTTAATACCGGGAAGGGGGTTTTCAAATAAAACAGAAGAGACTGGTTCCCACCGGGAAGCCAGGATTCTGGCTTCACAGGGTGGATGATGATGTTCTTGAAGATATATCAGAGAACCTGGTGATCGGGTCGGTGAAGAGGAGGGGGAAGCTAATAAACGAAATACGTGCCGGTGACAGGATATTCATCTTCAGGGCCATACCACTGAATGGAAGGAGGACGCTCTCATTCGTCGCCTACACCATGGTGGATGAGGTCTACAGTTCCCCTGAGACCCTCTATGATTACTATGAATCCCCAAGGAAGCTGAAACTCCGGGGGATAAAGTTCTTCAACCCACCATTACCACTGATAAAGTTCCGGGACAAACTTGTTTCTGTTGAACCTAAAAGATGGTCATCCACACTCAAATCAGAGTACAGAAGGATAGATGAGCGTGACTTCAGGATCATACGCTCCCGGGCGAACTTCATAGACAGATTCCCTGCCTACCTTGAGGAGCTATCCTTCAGCATGGACGAATTCCTCATCAACTCCATCATGGGCCTCCACAGCTTACTCAGGAGGACCGATGGCAGGAAGCAGATGGAGATAAGGTCCTTCATAAAACTCCTCGACGAGTTCATCAGAACGTACGGTATCAGGAAGTCCTATGAGGAGCTGGAGGAATTCTACTCAGTAAACGCCTGGAGGACCGGAATCAAACATTACCCTTCAAGGGATCCCGAGAGGATAGTGACACTCTACAACAGCAGAGGGGCTGGAAGAGACTTTGGACTGATATCCCTGGAATAGGAGGCTTAGTATGGACGCAGAAAGGATTATAAACGCCCTTAAAAATGGTAACGTCCCCCCGGATGGTGTGGGTGAGATATGCGTTGGTCGTGAGAGGGAGATTGAGGAGTTCGACAAGATCCTCGGCAAGGTGAAGGAGGGAGCTGCCATAACAAGGTTCCTCAATGGAGAGTTCGGGTCGGGGAAGTCGTTCTTCCTGAAATTACTCGAAGGGAGGGCCCTGGCAGATAACTTCGTCGTGGCGAAGGTAACCCTCAGCCGTGACGTTCCCTTCAACAAGTTTGAGGTTGTATACAGGAATATCGTGGCTTCACTCCGCTGCAAGACCGGCGTATCCCTTGAGCATATAATCGAAAAATGGATCACACAGCTCCGGATGATGTCCCTAAGGGAGACCACGGACCCCTACCAGCAGGAGAGGATTGTGCTGGACAACATCAGCAGTGACCTGAATGAGGTCCGGAAACATTCAACCACCTTCGCAGCTGCAATCGAGAACTACTACAAACTTTCAGCCAGGGGTGACAAGGAGACAGCAAGGTACGCCATGGGCTGGCTCAGCGGAGAGAAGAACATCCCCTTCACCATAAAGAGGCAGTTCGGGGTCAAGGGGGACATTGACAGGGAGAACGCCTTCAAGTACCTGGAGGCCCTCTCATCGTTCCTCAGGGCACTGAAGTATTCGGGGCTGATTATACTCATCGACGAGGCAGAGCACATAATGACCCTCCACACCAAGAAGCTCAGGGACACGGCCTACGATTACATGAGGTTCATATACGATGAGTGCAGCATTGGAAGATTCCAGAACACCCTCTTCATATTTGCAGGCACACCCGAGTTCTTCGAGGACCCGAAGCTTGGAGTGCCATCCTACACAGCCCTCAATGAGAGGATAGAGGACGCCATCAAAACAGAATTCAAGGACCTCAGAAAACCCATCATCAGACTTGACGGTTTCAGGAGGGAGAACCTCCATGAGCTCTCCGAGAGACTCATAGCCATGCACGAGGAGGTCTATGGATGGGAGGCCAACCCTGTGAGGGAATCCCTCGATGGCATAATCTCAAGGCATGAGGCCAACGCTGAACTGACAGGTTACATCTCCCCCAGGAACTTTGTCAAGTCATTCATAAGTGTCCTGGATGTTGTACAGCAGAACCCTGAACTCCGTGGCGAGGCCGAAATCCTGGATCTCTTCGAGGAGAAGGAGATGGAATTTGAGGAGGATGAGGACTGGGTCTAGTCCCCCCATCCAGTATCTGGCCGTGCCAGGCACGCACCGGGAGCATTCTCATGTCTGCAGAATCCCTGAACCCCCGCCTCAGGCACTTCCTCGCAAACAGGCTCGGGTGGAGGAGCCTGCGGGATGTGCAGAAATCCGCCCTTGAAGCCATAGGGAGGGGCGAGGACACCCTCATAGTGGCACCCACTGCATCGGGTAAGACAGAGGCGGCTTTAATCCCGGTATTCAACTCCATACTCAGCGAGGGCCTTCCACCGGTCAGCATGCTCTATGTATCACCCCTCAAGGCCCTCATAAATGACATGCACAGCCGCCTTGAACTGTGGGGCAACCACTTCAACCTGGAGGTCATGAAGTGGCACGGTGACGTACCGGCAAACAGGAAGAGGAGGTTCATTAAGAACCCATCAGACATCCTCCTCATAACACCCGAGTCCCTTGAGGTCATGATGATCAACAGGAGCCGGGCCGAGAAGGAGAGGATCCTTGGAAACCTCCGCTACATCATCGTGGATGAGATACACCAGTTCATAGAGGCTGACAGGGGTGTTCAGCTGAACTCCCTCCTGGCAAGGCTTGAGAGGTACACAGGGGTGAGGCCCCAGCGGATAGGCCTCTCTGCAACCGTAGGAAACCCTGAAGAGGTTCTGAACTGGATGAGCCCATCCGGAGCTGTTGTGAGGGATACTGCCGAGAGGAAGCTCCAGTACAGGATATTCGAGTTAAATCACCATAAACTGATTGAGGTGCTGAGGAGGTTCACAGGGAAGAAGGTCCTCATATTTGTACCCTCACGCAGGGACGCCGAGAAGTACTACAACATCATAAGGAAGTGCCTGGATGTTGATGTCTTCATCCACCACTCATCCATTAACCGGGACTCAAGGGAGGAGGCCGAGGAGAGGTTCAGGTCAGTATCAGCGGCCTTCATGGTGAACACCAGCACCCTCGAACTGGGTATAGACGTGGGTGACATCGACGTGGTGATCCACATAAGGAGCCCCACCAGCGTGAACAGGTTCCTCCAGAGGACCGGGAGGAGCGGCAGAAGGAGGGGCCTTCAGAGGACCATAATATTCCAGGAGAAGGAGGCTCTAACAGCCCTCTCAGTGGCGTCCCTGGCCCTATCAGGGAGGCTTGAGGATCTGAGGATCCCGGTGAGGCCCCTTGACATATACTTCCACCAGATCCTCAGCTCGGTATTTGAACTTGAGAAGCCCACTCCAGGGGATATCTACAGGGGACTTGGCAGGGCACATGTATTCTCGGATCTGGATGCCGACGACTTCAGGCACCTGGTTGAATTCATGGTGGAGAACGACTTCCTCAGGGTCCATGGCCCCTACATCCACCATGGATTCAACTTCGAGAAGACCTTCGGTAAGATGAACTTCCTGGAGTTCTACACGGTCTTCCCACCCAACTATGAGTTCACAGTTAAACACCGCACAAAGGTCATAGGCTCCCTTGACTCCTTCTTTGTCGTCACCTACCTCAAGGTGGGCAGGGGATTCATACTGGGTGGTGAGAAGTGGGTGGTGAAGGATATAGACCATGAAAGGTTCATCGTGAGGGTCAAACCCTGCACCAGGGATGCTGAAATACCTGACTGGAGCAGTGGAGGCGCCCCCACCACCTTTGAGGTTGCAAGGCACGTCTACGATATACTCCTCGGGGACTTCGACAGGGGCCTCCTGAGGTGGCTCGACCCGGGATCACAGGCCCGGGTCCAGTCGTGCATGGAGATGGCCTCAGCTGAGGGTCTGGACCATGGCATGATCCCGGTGCGTATCGGGGAGAGGATAGAAATCAACACCTTCGCCGGGGAGAGGGTTAACGCCCTCATCTCCGATGTGTTCCGCCTTGAGCACGGGGTCCACGGTATCAGTAACAGTGCCTTCACCTCATCCTTCAGTGCCAGACTTGATTACCATGACATTGAATCCACCCTCCGGGATATACCAGCCATCATCTCAGAGGAGGACTTCCTCCTCAGATTGGAGGATAACCTTGACAGGTTTGTTAAGAACAAGTTCATAGAGCACCTCCCCGGGGACGTGGCCGCACATATGAGGTACAGCCTCCTCTACAGGCCCGATGAACTGCTCAGGCTCCTCCGGGATAATGGACCCGTGGAGGTCCATGACTTCAAACTCTAGTCTTTTTTCTGGACTATGTTGCAGATGCAACAGTTGCAATGACAACATTTATATATGTTTTCCCACCAGATAGATCAGCATGGACAGGGACATACCACTCAAGGGACTCCTCTCAATAATCCTCAGGAGTCACAGGGTCTTCATCGGGAGGGAGCTGGGACACCTGAACCTCACAGACGCCCAGGTGGCATGCCTCCTGAGGATCCACAGGGAACCAGGGATAAAACAGGATGAACTCGCCACCTTCTTCCACGTGGACAAGGGAACCATAGCAAGGACCCTGAGGCGCCTGGAGGAGAGCGGATTCATTGAGAGAGAGCAGGACCCGGAGAACAGGCGCAGGTACATCCTGGAGGTAACCAGGAGGGGCGAGGAAATCATCCCCCTCATACTGAAGGTTGAGGAGCGCTGGGAGGACCTCCTCTTCAGAGACTTCACAGAGGATGAGAGGAAACTCTTCAGGAAGATGTGCCGGAGACTGGCAGAGGAGGCAGTCAGGATGAGGGGTGAGTGGAGGTGAGCGAGGGAATCGAAATCATAAGGGGAGACCCCAGGAGGGCCCTCATCAAACTATCAGGGCCACTCATAGTTGCAATGCTCCTCACATCCATCTACAACCTCGTGGACGCGGTATGGGTGGCAGGCCTTGGAGGCGAGGCCCTCGCAGCCATAGGATTCGTTACACCCATCTACATGATCCTCGTGGGCCTCTCCAACGGCCTAGGCGCCGGGGCAGCATCATCGGTCTCAAGGTGCCTGGGTGCCGGTGATGAGGAGGGAATGAACAACAGCGCATCCCACACAATCATCATCACACTGGCGGTCTCAATAATCCTGACGGTGATAATCGAGATCCTCCTGAGGGACATCCTCCTCTCCCTGGGCGCCGCCGGGGCCCTGAAACCGGCAATGGAGTACGGTAGTGTGGTCTTTGCGGGTACCCTCTTCACCCTCTTCCCCGGGGCTGCCTACGGTATACTGAGGTCTGAGGGTGATGCCAGGAGGCCCATGTATGCCATGGGTTTATCAGCTGTCCTCAACATGGTCCTGGACCCCATCCTCATCTACACGGCGGGCTGGGGGATAGCAGGGGCGGCCTGGGCCACGGTGATATCACAGCTCCTGGTGTCGCTCCTCATAATCTACTGGTTCCTCGCAGGGAGGACCTTCACCTCCATAGGCTGGAGCCACTTCAGGGCCGACCGGGGGGTCGTCTGGTCCATCCTCTCGGTCACCATACCCGCAAGTGCCGAGTTCCTGGTCATGTCCATGGTAACAGCCCTCCTCAACTGGATACTCACATCTGTGGCCGGGACCTCGGCGGTGGCTGTATACTCCGCAGGGTGGAGGATAGTGATGCTCGCCATAGTCCCGGTGATATCGGTGGCAACAGCCCTTGTGAGCGTATCTGGCGTGGCATACGGGTCAAGGAACTTCGAAAACCTGGAGGTGGCCCACGGTTACTCAATAAGGCTGGGCCTCCTGATAGCGGGGGCCACGGCGGCCCTCACATTCGTCCTGGCGCCATGGATAGCCTGGATATTCTCCTACTCCCAGGCATCATCCCATCTGGCCCCGAGGATAACCGGGTTCCTGAGGGTCATATGCCTCTTCTACATCTTCCTGCCCCCGGGTATAATGTCAGGGTCCATATTCCAGGGCGCGGGGCGCGGGATGACGTCCCTCATGCTCTCGGTGATAAGGCAGGTCCTCCTGGTCGCGGTCTTCGCATACCTCCTCGCCGTGACCCTGGGCCTCGGTGAGGTTGGTGTCTGGTGGGGTGTCGTTGCAGGTGACATCGGGGGTAGCCTGGTGGCCTACCTGTGGGCCAGACTCTTCATCGGGAGGCTCCGGAGGTACGCTGCCTGATCATCTTAAAGTTCATATGAAGATCTCAGCCACTCTCCTAAGCGGATTATAAATTAGTCTCAGAAGCCTTTTTTCTTCAACGGCAGCGTGTGAGGTTTTTATCAGCTTATGGTGAATACTTATCAATGAGTTTATAAAAAATATATTTATGAATGATCCCCCATTGATTGAGAATTATGTTACATACTCTGAAATACGTTCTCGGGTGAATGATAATAGAATGCTGGATCTAAGACAGTATTCCTGGTTCTATCCGACTACTCTTCTTCCCCTTTTCCATTTGAAGAAAACAAAATCTTTGAGGTGTGAGTTACATCCGGGTGTGAAGCATTATTTTGAGGTTATGGAACAGGGAAATCCTGGCAAAGGAAAAACATACATTCCCTTCGTTGAACTATTACATGACAGATCCGAAAGGGATCCTCTCAAATACGTATATGATTTGTTAGATAAAAGTTATGGTGGGAAGGATGCTTTATGCTTTTTGCTCTCCGAGTTGACCGATAATATTTATCAGCATTCAAAATTCACCTCAGCTTATATTCTGGCGCAAAAATATCCTAAGAAAGGTTTCATTGAGATATGTTTTCTTGATGATGGTGTAAGCATACCTCAGAATTTTGAGAATCATGATTATTACTTTGAATATGACTCTGAAGCAATAATACAAGCTATAAATGGAAAATCCACTAAAGTTACTTACCCTGGAGATCCTGAAAGAGGTTATGGTCTTAATAACATACTTAAAATATTTGTTGAGGGTGGGAAAGGCGAACTATTAGTGGTGTCTAGAAAGGGGGCTTTTTATAAATCTCAGGATGCTAAGATGTATGAGTTAGGTAATGAGTTTCAAGGGACATTAGTCAGCCT is a window from the Methanothermobacter thermautotrophicus str. Delta H genome containing:
- a CDS encoding BREX system ATP-binding domain-containing protein, giving the protein MDAERIINALKNGNVPPDGVGEICVGREREIEEFDKILGKVKEGAAITRFLNGEFGSGKSFFLKLLEGRALADNFVVAKVTLSRDVPFNKFEVVYRNIVASLRCKTGVSLEHIIEKWITQLRMMSLRETTDPYQQERIVLDNISSDLNEVRKHSTTFAAAIENYYKLSARGDKETARYAMGWLSGEKNIPFTIKRQFGVKGDIDRENAFKYLEALSSFLRALKYSGLIILIDEAEHIMTLHTKKLRDTAYDYMRFIYDECSIGRFQNTLFIFAGTPEFFEDPKLGVPSYTALNERIEDAIKTEFKDLRKPIIRLDGFRRENLHELSERLIAMHEEVYGWEANPVRESLDGIISRHEANAELTGYISPRNFVKSFISVLDVVQQNPELRGEAEILDLFEEKEMEFEEDEDWV
- a CDS encoding DEAD/DEAH box helicase, which gives rise to MSAESLNPRLRHFLANRLGWRSLRDVQKSALEAIGRGEDTLIVAPTASGKTEAALIPVFNSILSEGLPPVSMLYVSPLKALINDMHSRLELWGNHFNLEVMKWHGDVPANRKRRFIKNPSDILLITPESLEVMMINRSRAEKERILGNLRYIIVDEIHQFIEADRGVQLNSLLARLERYTGVRPQRIGLSATVGNPEEVLNWMSPSGAVVRDTAERKLQYRIFELNHHKLIEVLRRFTGKKVLIFVPSRRDAEKYYNIIRKCLDVDVFIHHSSINRDSREEAEERFRSVSAAFMVNTSTLELGIDVGDIDVVIHIRSPTSVNRFLQRTGRSGRRRGLQRTIIFQEKEALTALSVASLALSGRLEDLRIPVRPLDIYFHQILSSVFELEKPTPGDIYRGLGRAHVFSDLDADDFRHLVEFMVENDFLRVHGPYIHHGFNFEKTFGKMNFLEFYTVFPPNYEFTVKHRTKVIGSLDSFFVVTYLKVGRGFILGGEKWVVKDIDHERFIVRVKPCTRDAEIPDWSSGGAPTTFEVARHVYDILLGDFDRGLLRWLDPGSQARVQSCMEMASAEGLDHGMIPVRIGERIEINTFAGERVNALISDVFRLEHGVHGISNSAFTSSFSARLDYHDIESTLRDIPAIISEEDFLLRLEDNLDRFVKNKFIEHLPGDVAAHMRYSLLYRPDELLRLLRDNGPVEVHDFKL
- a CDS encoding MarR family transcriptional regulator, whose translation is MDRDIPLKGLLSIILRSHRVFIGRELGHLNLTDAQVACLLRIHREPGIKQDELATFFHVDKGTIARTLRRLEESGFIEREQDPENRRRYILEVTRRGEEIIPLILKVEERWEDLLFRDFTEDERKLFRKMCRRLAEEAVRMRGEWR
- a CDS encoding MATE family efflux transporter, whose translation is MSEGIEIIRGDPRRALIKLSGPLIVAMLLTSIYNLVDAVWVAGLGGEALAAIGFVTPIYMILVGLSNGLGAGAASSVSRCLGAGDEEGMNNSASHTIIITLAVSIILTVIIEILLRDILLSLGAAGALKPAMEYGSVVFAGTLFTLFPGAAYGILRSEGDARRPMYAMGLSAVLNMVLDPILIYTAGWGIAGAAWATVISQLLVSLLIIYWFLAGRTFTSIGWSHFRADRGVVWSILSVTIPASAEFLVMSMVTALLNWILTSVAGTSAVAVYSAGWRIVMLAIVPVISVATALVSVSGVAYGSRNFENLEVAHGYSIRLGLLIAGATAALTFVLAPWIAWIFSYSQASSHLAPRITGFLRVICLFYIFLPPGIMSGSIFQGAGRGMTSLMLSVIRQVLLVAVFAYLLAVTLGLGEVGVWWGVVAGDIGGSLVAYLWARLFIGRLRRYAA
- a CDS encoding ATP-binding protein, with amino-acid sequence MLDLRQYSWFYPTTLLPLFHLKKTKSLRCELHPGVKHYFEVMEQGNPGKGKTYIPFVELLHDRSERDPLKYVYDLLDKSYGGKDALCFLLSELTDNIYQHSKFTSAYILAQKYPKKGFIEICFLDDGVSIPQNFENHDYYFEYDSEAIIQAINGKSTKVTYPGDPERGYGLNNILKIFVEGGKGELLVVSRKGAFYKSQDAKMYELGNEFQGTLVSLRIHEGKLNIYKYI